A genomic stretch from Nocardia wallacei includes:
- a CDS encoding response regulator transcription factor, whose translation MRILVVDDDRAVRESLRRSLTFNGYSVDLAVDGVDALDRVGVQRPDALVLDVMMPRLDGLEVCRRLRSTGDDLPILVLTARDSVSERVAGLDAGADDYLPKPFALEELLARLRALLRRTAADSGVESSEAMRFADLSLDPVTREVARGERSISLTRTEFSLLEMLMANPRRVLTRSRILEEVWGYDFPTSGNALEVYIGYLRRKTEAENEPRLIHTVRGVGYVLRETPP comes from the coding sequence ATGCGCATTCTGGTAGTCGATGACGATCGGGCGGTGCGCGAATCGCTTCGCCGATCGCTCACCTTCAACGGCTACTCCGTCGATCTGGCCGTCGATGGGGTCGATGCCCTGGACCGGGTCGGCGTCCAGCGGCCCGACGCCCTGGTGCTCGACGTGATGATGCCGCGGCTGGACGGGCTCGAGGTGTGCCGCCGGCTCCGCAGCACCGGCGACGATCTGCCGATTCTGGTGCTGACCGCCCGCGATTCGGTCTCCGAGCGGGTCGCCGGGCTGGACGCGGGCGCCGACGACTATCTGCCCAAGCCGTTCGCGCTGGAGGAGTTGCTGGCACGCTTGCGGGCCCTGCTGCGCCGCACTGCCGCCGATTCGGGCGTCGAATCGTCGGAGGCGATGCGGTTCGCCGACCTGTCGCTGGACCCGGTGACCCGCGAGGTCGCCCGCGGCGAGCGCTCGATCAGTCTGACCCGCACCGAGTTCTCGCTGCTGGAAATGCTGATGGCCAATCCGCGCCGGGTGCTGACCCGCAGCCGCATTCTCGAGGAGGTGTGGGGCTACGATTTCCCGACCTCGGGTAACGCGCTCGAGGTGTACATCGGTTATCTGCGCCGCAAGACCGAGGCCGAGAACGAACCGCGGCTGATCCACACCGTGCGCGGCGTCGGCTACGTGCTGCGCGAGACCCCGCCGTAG
- a CDS encoding ATP-binding protein, producing the protein MGTAPRPWQSNLSNLSVTSKVGIVLLLPVILASVFAVLRIKDELATISQLNTAGEQARIIRPMLEYSSAANQLAITAAGAGPGDRGAKPTLDQDAAHFDQSLANLQAALQVSKTDKRVTTAINNALAAGRALRENRNGTSPMQIGKQADEVATHIDTAITALPTPKETAIERYYVQMGVIAIARQMFTQEQLWIISGELGDNPALVSQALLSAGGESATIHQYAAVYPETADRPDVLLAALQTRVDALNQNAVEPIEVPGVADSLRTSSGIYTDSTNRLVDLIDTSLRDSLTAARGQVLRDVAIVVVTLLAGLALALAVARSLVVPVRRLRRDALQVAHEDLPAELAVVRQGGATPEIVPVDVQTTEEIGQLARAVDDMHRQALHLAAEQARLRLQISSMFETLSRRSQSLVEQQLTLIEDLERDEDDSGRLQSLFRLDHLATRMRRNGDNLLVLAGTALRRGHLPPVPLSDMLWSAVSQVEDYQRVEIGSVPDGIVAGEPAVDIEHLLAELIDNSLRYSPPSTPVAVSVNRAVDGGYLIEITDRGLGMSGDDLTAINERLASGGEVTIETARRMGLFVVGRLAKRHTITVSLRRTSSMSHQSGITAGVHLPGSLVSPAVGPPPLTGSFTAPPGAEDEPANATQRFLTAVPSAEPSPYGTTSAGLPQRRAAEPAIEDDAHDTAPDDREPDSHNGWTPPTTGSWHAVTPGGPALNMWADPDDEPGERDRAEDRAYDDSEDEPGLTTQQTALLPLQTIAAEPSRTADFDADSEFQAESDFDADSQSGSDPRFATGPNLRADTAYEADTEYGTDSEYEADTEFRADSNSQAGSDFSAPESRADSNSPAGSGLRARSNFQTSARFDADSRSDTAPHTDTDSPLTPNSKSATDSKRTSGFASGSGFATAPREETFPRFDSSPRIGTGSQRQAEPQAAETFSPTAPEPAAGPATPIYQRMVSEWLVEPSSSSPAGMWASPADEGWAAAADASQPATADRTSGGLPIRRPGAQLVPGGLPPAEEPGAPDPEEIRNNLSRHLSGVRSGRADAQYNDDGGLS; encoded by the coding sequence ATGGGCACAGCACCGCGGCCATGGCAGAGCAATCTGTCCAACCTGTCCGTGACGAGCAAGGTCGGCATCGTTCTGCTGCTGCCCGTCATCCTCGCCTCGGTTTTCGCTGTGCTGCGCATCAAGGACGAGCTGGCTACCATCTCGCAACTGAACACGGCCGGCGAGCAGGCGCGGATCATCCGGCCGATGCTGGAATACAGTTCGGCCGCCAACCAACTGGCGATCACCGCGGCCGGCGCCGGACCCGGTGATCGCGGCGCGAAGCCCACCCTCGACCAGGACGCCGCCCACTTCGACCAGTCGCTGGCCAATCTGCAAGCGGCACTGCAGGTATCGAAGACGGACAAGCGCGTCACCACCGCGATCAACAACGCGCTCGCCGCGGGCCGCGCGCTGCGCGAGAACCGCAACGGCACCTCGCCGATGCAGATCGGCAAGCAGGCCGACGAGGTCGCGACCCACATCGACACCGCCATCACCGCGCTGCCCACCCCCAAAGAGACCGCGATCGAGCGGTACTACGTGCAGATGGGCGTCATCGCCATCGCCCGGCAGATGTTCACCCAGGAGCAGCTGTGGATCATCAGCGGCGAACTCGGCGACAACCCCGCGCTGGTGTCGCAGGCACTGCTGTCCGCCGGTGGTGAGTCGGCCACGATTCATCAGTACGCCGCGGTCTATCCGGAGACGGCCGATCGGCCCGACGTGCTGCTCGCCGCGCTGCAGACCCGCGTCGACGCCCTGAATCAGAACGCGGTGGAACCCATCGAGGTGCCGGGTGTCGCGGACTCGCTGCGGACCAGTTCGGGTATCTACACCGACTCCACCAACCGGCTGGTCGACCTGATCGACACCAGTCTGCGCGACAGTCTCACAGCGGCCCGCGGGCAGGTGCTGCGAGACGTGGCGATCGTGGTCGTCACCCTGCTGGCGGGTCTGGCGCTGGCGCTGGCGGTGGCCCGTTCGCTGGTCGTGCCGGTGCGGCGGTTGCGGCGCGACGCCCTGCAGGTCGCCCACGAGGATTTGCCCGCCGAACTCGCGGTCGTGCGCCAGGGCGGCGCGACTCCCGAGATCGTCCCGGTCGACGTGCAGACCACCGAGGAGATCGGTCAGCTGGCCCGGGCCGTCGACGACATGCACCGCCAGGCGCTGCACCTCGCGGCCGAGCAGGCGCGCCTGCGCCTGCAGATCAGCAGCATGTTCGAGACCCTGTCGCGACGCAGCCAATCGCTGGTCGAACAGCAGCTGACCCTGATCGAGGATCTCGAGCGCGACGAGGACGACTCGGGTCGGCTGCAGAGTCTGTTCCGGCTCGACCACCTCGCCACCCGCATGCGCCGCAACGGCGACAACCTGCTGGTGCTGGCCGGTACCGCGCTGCGCCGCGGGCATCTGCCGCCGGTACCGCTGTCGGACATGCTGTGGAGTGCGGTCTCACAGGTGGAGGACTACCAGCGGGTCGAGATCGGTTCCGTGCCCGACGGCATCGTCGCCGGTGAACCGGCCGTCGACATCGAGCACCTGCTGGCCGAGCTGATCGACAACTCGCTGCGCTACTCGCCACCCAGCACCCCGGTGGCGGTGTCGGTGAACCGCGCGGTGGACGGCGGCTACCTGATCGAGATCACCGACCGCGGCCTGGGCATGTCCGGCGACGACCTGACCGCCATCAACGAGCGGCTGGCCTCCGGCGGTGAGGTCACCATCGAAACCGCCCGGCGCATGGGTCTTTTCGTCGTCGGCAGGCTCGCCAAGCGGCACACCATCACCGTCAGCCTGCGACGCACCTCGTCGATGTCGCACCAGTCGGGCATCACGGCCGGTGTGCATCTGCCGGGGTCGCTGGTATCGCCGGCGGTCGGCCCACCGCCGCTCACCGGCAGCTTCACCGCCCCGCCCGGTGCCGAGGACGAGCCCGCGAACGCCACGCAGCGCTTCCTGACCGCCGTGCCGTCCGCGGAGCCGTCGCCGTACGGCACCACCAGCGCCGGTCTGCCGCAACGCCGCGCGGCCGAGCCCGCGATCGAAGACGATGCCCACGACACCGCACCCGACGATCGCGAACCCGACTCGCACAACGGCTGGACCCCACCGACCACGGGCTCCTGGCACGCGGTGACGCCCGGCGGACCGGCCTTGAACATGTGGGCCGATCCCGACGACGAACCGGGCGAGCGCGACCGCGCCGAGGACCGCGCCTACGACGATTCCGAGGACGAGCCGGGGCTGACCACTCAGCAGACCGCCCTGCTCCCCCTGCAGACCATCGCCGCCGAGCCGTCCCGAACCGCGGACTTCGACGCGGACTCGGAGTTCCAGGCCGAGTCCGACTTCGATGCCGACTCGCAATCCGGCAGCGACCCGCGATTCGCCACGGGCCCGAATCTCAGGGCGGACACGGCATACGAGGCGGACACGGAGTACGGGACGGACTCGGAGTACGAGGCGGACACGGAGTTCCGGGCAGATTCGAACTCGCAAGCGGGCTCGGACTTCTCGGCCCCGGAATCCCGGGCGGACTCGAACTCCCCGGCGGGCTCAGGCTTGCGAGCACGCTCGAACTTCCAGACCAGCGCGCGGTTCGACGCGGACTCCCGATCCGACACGGCCCCACACACCGACACGGACTCGCCGCTCACCCCGAACTCGAAGTCCGCCACGGATTCGAAGCGCACCTCGGGATTCGCCTCTGGTTCGGGGTTCGCCACGGCTCCGCGCGAAGAGACATTCCCTCGGTTCGACAGCTCCCCGCGGATCGGCACCGGTTCGCAGCGGCAGGCGGAACCGCAAGCGGCCGAGACGTTTTCGCCCACGGCACCGGAACCGGCCGCCGGCCCGGCCACCCCGATCTACCAGCGCATGGTTTCGGAGTGGCTGGTCGAACCGTCGTCGAGTTCACCGGCCGGGATGTGGGCATCCCCGGCCGACGAGGGCTGGGCCGCCGCCGCGGACGCCAGCCAACCTGCCACCGCCGACCGGACCAGCGGTGGCCTGCCGATCCGGCGTCCGGGTGCGCAGCTGGTGCCGGGCGGACTGCCACCGGCGGAGGAACCGGGCGCTCCCGATCCCGAGGAGATCCGCAACAACTTGTCGAGGCATCTGAGTGGTGTCCGCAGCGGACGAGCAGATGCCCAGTACAACGATGACGGAGGCCTATCATGA
- a CDS encoding roadblock/LC7 domain-containing protein produces the protein MTDTEQPIDENLNWLVARFTREVPGVSHAVLVSADGLLQATSPNLPSDRAEQLSAVTAGLASLSSGAAQLFNGGKVMQSVVDMQRGYLLVMSVGNGSHLAVLANKQHDIGRIGYEMALLVDRVGSVVQAKARAV, from the coding sequence ATGACCGACACCGAGCAGCCCATCGACGAGAATCTGAACTGGCTGGTCGCCCGCTTCACCCGGGAGGTCCCCGGCGTCTCCCACGCGGTGCTGGTGTCGGCCGACGGACTGCTGCAGGCCACCAGCCCGAACCTGCCCTCCGACCGCGCCGAGCAGCTGTCGGCGGTCACGGCCGGGCTGGCCAGCCTGTCGTCGGGCGCGGCGCAGCTGTTCAACGGCGGCAAGGTGATGCAGTCCGTGGTCGACATGCAGCGTGGCTACCTGCTGGTGATGAGCGTCGGCAACGGCTCGCATCTCGCCGTGCTGGCCAACAAGCAGCACGATATCGGCCGGATCGGTTACGAGATGGCGCTCCTGGTCGATCGGGTCGGGTCCGTGGTGCAGGCCAAGGCGCGAGCGGTCTAG
- a CDS encoding DUF742 domain-containing protein: MSDLSGAGPGRPTTRVRPYALTAGRTQPAVDLPMEAVVETLPYANQFDWPVGDVRTDILRLGAARLSVAEIAAHLNRPLGMVRVVIGDLVVAGMLRVYTTLSDNASFDERRSLMERTLRGLRAL, translated from the coding sequence ATGTCCGATCTTTCCGGAGCCGGGCCCGGCCGGCCGACGACTCGGGTCCGCCCCTACGCGCTGACCGCCGGACGCACCCAGCCGGCGGTCGATCTGCCGATGGAGGCGGTCGTCGAGACGCTGCCGTACGCGAACCAGTTCGATTGGCCGGTCGGTGACGTCCGCACCGACATCCTGCGGCTCGGCGCCGCCCGCTTGTCCGTCGCCGAGATCGCCGCGCACCTCAACAGACCGCTCGGCATGGTCCGGGTGGTTATCGGCGATCTGGTTGTCGCCGGCATGCTGCGGGTGTATACCACGCTGAGCGACAATGCGAGCTTCGACGAGCGCCGATCCCTGATGGAGAGGACCCTGCGTGGACTTCGTGCCCTCTGA
- a CDS encoding GTP-binding protein has protein sequence MDFVPSDALPDPRTASTKIVVAGGFGAGKTTFVGAVSEIVPLRTEAMVTGVSDGIDDLSATPGKETTTVAMDFGRIKLPGDLTLYLFGTPGQRRFWFMWDDLIRGAIGSVVLVDTRRLEDSFAVVDFFEARELPFLVAVNRFPDAPQFPASELREALTIRDEVPVVDVDARNANEVRHALAAVTEYAIKRLTTAQQQQTVGQG, from the coding sequence GTGGACTTCGTGCCCTCTGACGCCCTACCCGATCCCCGCACCGCATCCACCAAGATCGTGGTGGCCGGTGGTTTCGGCGCGGGGAAAACCACCTTTGTCGGCGCGGTCTCGGAGATCGTGCCGCTGCGTACCGAGGCGATGGTGACCGGGGTCTCCGACGGCATCGACGACCTGTCGGCCACCCCGGGCAAGGAAACCACCACGGTCGCCATGGATTTCGGCCGCATCAAGCTGCCGGGCGACCTCACCCTGTACCTGTTCGGCACGCCGGGGCAGCGCCGGTTCTGGTTCATGTGGGACGACCTGATCCGCGGCGCCATCGGGTCGGTGGTGCTGGTGGACACCCGCCGTCTCGAGGACAGCTTCGCCGTGGTCGATTTCTTCGAGGCGCGCGAGCTGCCGTTCCTGGTGGCGGTCAACCGATTCCCCGACGCGCCACAGTTCCCGGCGAGCGAGTTGCGCGAGGCGCTGACCATCCGCGATGAGGTGCCGGTGGTCGACGTGGACGCCCGCAACGCCAACGAGGTGCGGCACGCCCTCGCGGCGGTGACCGAGTACGCCATCAAACGCCTCACCACGGCACAGCAACAGCAGACCGTCGGACAGGGCTGA
- a CDS encoding MHYT domain-containing protein, which produces MHYFSLGQWVLGLSVGLSFAGALVGLACVRQSTLSVTARFRLVWLTAAAASLGGVGTWLAVFVTMLGVEVPVGAIRYDVTRMVLAAILAVAAVLAGLLVLGRAADPLRLAGGGVAMGLGLGLMHYLGMDAIRVQGSVRVNMASTAGSIVLAVVISLGVLWTISRFRSLPVLTGVALLFAVAVSAVHYVGLAGVQVRVDPAVLQPAGEDLFSLFVPIFAIGTLSLAIPITAILVAPDRSRSPRPTVPTQQDNAPARAVPRRRSPEPVG; this is translated from the coding sequence GTGCACTACTTCTCGCTGGGGCAATGGGTGCTCGGCCTGTCGGTGGGCCTGTCGTTCGCCGGGGCGCTGGTGGGGCTGGCGTGTGTGCGGCAGTCGACGTTGTCGGTGACGGCGCGCTTCCGCCTGGTGTGGCTGACCGCGGCGGCCGCGTCGCTGGGCGGTGTGGGCACCTGGCTGGCGGTCTTCGTCACCATGCTCGGCGTCGAGGTCCCCGTCGGCGCCATCCGCTACGACGTGACCCGCATGGTGCTCGCGGCGATCCTCGCGGTGGCGGCGGTGCTGGCCGGGCTGCTGGTGCTGGGCCGGGCGGCCGATCCGCTCCGGCTGGCGGGCGGCGGCGTGGCCATGGGACTCGGGCTGGGGCTCATGCACTACCTCGGCATGGACGCCATCCGGGTGCAGGGCTCGGTACGGGTCAACATGGCCTCGACCGCCGGTTCTATCGTGCTGGCGGTGGTGATCTCGCTCGGCGTGCTGTGGACCATCTCGCGCTTCCGGTCGCTGCCCGTGCTGACCGGGGTGGCGCTGCTGTTCGCGGTGGCGGTCAGCGCGGTGCATTACGTCGGGCTGGCCGGGGTGCAGGTGCGGGTGGACCCGGCCGTGCTGCAACCGGCGGGCGAGGATCTGTTCAGCCTGTTCGTCCCGATCTTCGCGATCGGCACGCTGTCGCTGGCGATCCCGATCACCGCGATCCTGGTGGCACCCGACCGCAGCCGCTCGCCCCGGCCGACGGTGCCCACGCAGCAGGACAACGCGCCCGCCCGGGCGGTACCGCGCCGCCGCAGCCCCGAGCCGGTCGGCTGA
- a CDS encoding glycoside hydrolase domain-containing protein, producing MRFGLDYAAGRPGGQAIRAAGFDFAVRYLSPGGPTLPGKLLTTEEAADLRAHEVSIVSNWETTATRMLDGFQAGVTDARAAVAQVLRCGGRTDRPVYFSVDFDATPAQQLPINAYLDGAATVLGREWVGIYGGYWPVSRALDAGAARWAWQTDAWSGSNVETRRHLRQTRRQVVVGGVVCDVNEAEADDFGQWDFDQEVGELTPEQDAILRDIQIQQRGPGLAGWPQLGTGADGRNRTLVDGVAAALAQIAELRTEIGDLEATVAELEKEIERLSGHHWPWPLSLLQGPAELVGDQLARFEALLADLPLPGRGEERPQHTTQPATGAKQ from the coding sequence ATGCGCTTCGGCTTGGACTATGCCGCCGGCAGGCCCGGGGGCCAGGCCATCCGCGCCGCTGGTTTCGACTTCGCGGTCCGCTACCTTTCCCCCGGCGGCCCGACGCTGCCCGGCAAACTCCTCACCACCGAGGAGGCGGCGGATCTGCGCGCCCACGAGGTTTCGATCGTCTCGAACTGGGAGACCACCGCCACCCGGATGCTCGATGGCTTCCAGGCCGGGGTCACCGACGCCCGCGCCGCCGTGGCCCAGGTGCTGCGGTGCGGCGGCCGCACCGACCGGCCCGTCTATTTCTCGGTCGACTTCGATGCCACACCCGCCCAACAGCTTCCGATCAACGCCTATCTCGACGGCGCGGCGACCGTGCTCGGGCGCGAATGGGTCGGCATCTACGGCGGATACTGGCCGGTGAGCCGGGCGCTGGACGCCGGCGCCGCGCGCTGGGCGTGGCAGACCGACGCCTGGTCGGGAAGCAATGTCGAAACCCGTCGGCACCTGCGTCAGACGCGGCGGCAGGTGGTGGTCGGCGGGGTGGTCTGCGACGTGAACGAGGCCGAGGCGGACGATTTCGGCCAATGGGATTTCGACCAGGAGGTAGGAGAGTTGACGCCGGAGCAGGACGCGATTCTGCGCGATATCCAGATCCAGCAGCGCGGTCCTGGGCTGGCCGGGTGGCCACAGCTGGGCACCGGCGCGGACGGCCGCAACCGGACGCTGGTCGACGGCGTGGCGGCGGCCTTGGCGCAGATCGCCGAATTGCGCACGGAGATCGGGGACTTGGAGGCGACGGTCGCGGAGCTGGAAAAGGAGATCGAGCGGCTGTCCGGACATCACTGGCCGTGGCCGCTGTCGCTGCTGCAGGGCCCGGCCGAACTGGTCGGAGACCAGCTGGCCCGGTTCGAGGCGCTGCTGGCCGATCTCCCGCTACCCGGCCGCGGCGAGGAGCGCCCACAGCACACGACCCAACCGGCAACGGGCGCAAAGCAATAG
- the rpmF gene encoding 50S ribosomal protein L32, with protein sequence MAVPKRRMSRANTRSRRANWKATPPDLVPVSVGGVTYRVPRRLVAAVRRGVLDPERL encoded by the coding sequence GTGGCGGTTCCCAAGCGGCGGATGTCGCGGGCGAACACCCGCAGCCGGCGAGCAAATTGGAAAGCGACGCCGCCCGACCTGGTGCCGGTCAGTGTCGGGGGCGTCACCTATCGGGTGCCGCGGCGACTGGTGGCCGCGGTGCGGCGCGGTGTGCTCGACCCGGAGCGGCTGTAG
- a CDS encoding type B 50S ribosomal protein L31, protein MKAGIHPDYHPVIFEDVSTGKRFLTRSTATGTRTAEWTDGNSYPLITVDVTADSHPFWTGANRVLDTQGRVEKFERKYGRRQRGGSPSAAPERGEG, encoded by the coding sequence ATGAAGGCAGGAATCCATCCGGATTACCATCCGGTCATCTTCGAGGACGTGAGCACCGGCAAACGCTTCCTCACCCGTTCCACCGCGACCGGCACCCGGACCGCGGAGTGGACCGATGGCAACAGCTATCCGCTGATCACCGTCGATGTCACCGCCGACTCGCACCCGTTCTGGACCGGCGCGAACCGCGTGCTGGACACCCAGGGCCGGGTGGAGAAGTTCGAGCGCAAGTACGGCCGGCGGCAACGCGGCGGTTCGCCGTCCGCCGCACCCGAACGCGGGGAGGGCTAG
- the mrf gene encoding ribosome hibernation factor-recruiting GTPase MRF, with the protein MLSHPDRRTPVVLLAGFDGLPTTGVDHLARMLRDTPGTVVVRHDLTELHEGIVRRTVSYLPLGDPTGETIHHRTVHELAHGCVSCTLRADLLPLLCRLAARDSVRRIVIALDPAFEAEAVCHAIANVPVAGVVGRVDGPAGRDVRVEAVVTCLDARGWLADALSEETLADRGLADADDDRTVAQLAVGQVEFADAAVVLGADGALDADRARLSAVLDRLLPQAPRVWANDPEAVDAERIEALLTEIPADSRRGRLFDAHAPLLRGQPPLDTDHGVTLIEFATDRPFHPVRLHEALDVLFDGVVTARGRIWLATQPDEVVWLESAGGGLRVGSAGPWLAAMSPRELAAADPDRRALAALRWDEQFGDRDISLVILTCDGDADEIRRALHWALVDDAELLLVHSAPELVAQWEDPFGEWHADPCTDGTESDPASSASPTGEQRATER; encoded by the coding sequence GTGCTGTCTCATCCCGACCGCCGCACGCCCGTCGTCCTGCTGGCCGGTTTCGACGGCCTGCCGACGACCGGCGTGGATCACCTGGCGCGGATGCTGCGGGACACGCCCGGCACCGTCGTGGTCCGGCACGACCTGACCGAACTGCACGAGGGCATCGTCCGCCGCACCGTCTCCTACCTCCCGCTCGGGGACCCGACGGGAGAGACGATTCACCACCGCACCGTGCACGAGCTGGCGCACGGGTGCGTTTCCTGCACGCTGCGGGCGGATCTGCTGCCGCTGCTGTGCCGGTTGGCGGCGCGAGATTCGGTACGGCGCATCGTGATCGCGCTGGATCCGGCGTTCGAAGCGGAGGCGGTGTGCCATGCGATCGCGAATGTTCCGGTCGCCGGAGTGGTGGGCCGCGTGGATGGTCCGGCCGGTCGCGATGTGCGGGTCGAGGCCGTGGTCACCTGCTTGGACGCGCGCGGCTGGCTGGCGGACGCGCTGAGCGAGGAGACCCTGGCCGACCGCGGCCTGGCCGACGCCGACGACGATCGGACGGTGGCGCAACTCGCCGTGGGCCAGGTCGAATTCGCCGATGCCGCAGTGGTTCTGGGCGCGGACGGCGCGCTCGACGCCGACCGGGCGCGGCTGAGCGCCGTGCTGGACCGGCTGCTGCCGCAGGCGCCGCGGGTGTGGGCGAACGATCCGGAGGCGGTGGATGCCGAGCGGATCGAGGCGTTGCTCACCGAGATCCCGGCGGACTCCCGGCGCGGCCGCCTGTTCGACGCGCACGCCCCGCTGCTGCGCGGGCAGCCGCCGCTGGACACCGACCACGGCGTGACCCTGATCGAGTTCGCCACCGACCGTCCCTTCCATCCCGTCCGCCTGCACGAGGCACTGGACGTGCTGTTCGACGGCGTGGTCACCGCGCGCGGCCGGATCTGGCTGGCCACCCAGCCCGACGAGGTGGTGTGGCTGGAGTCGGCCGGGGGCGGGCTGCGCGTCGGTTCGGCCGGGCCGTGGCTGGCGGCGATGTCACCGCGCGAACTGGCCGCCGCCGACCCGGACCGGCGGGCGCTGGCCGCGCTGCGCTGGGACGAGCAGTTCGGCGACCGCGACATCTCGCTGGTCATCCTCACCTGCGACGGCGATGCCGACGAGATTCGCCGCGCGCTGCACTGGGCGCTGGTCGACGACGCCGAACTGCTGCTGGTGCACAGCGCGCCGGAATTGGTGGCGCAGTGGGAGGACCCGTTCGGCGAGTGGCATGCGGACCCGTGCACGGACGGGACCGAGTCCGACCCGGCATCCAGCGCCTCGCCGACCGGCGAGCAGCGCGCGACAGAAAGGTAG
- the rpmB gene encoding 50S ribosomal protein L28: MSAHCQVTGRKPGFGKSVSHSHRRTNRRWDPNIQRKTYLLPSEGRRITLTVSAKGIKTIDRDGIEAVVARLRAQGEKI, encoded by the coding sequence ATGTCGGCTCACTGCCAGGTGACCGGTCGCAAGCCGGGATTCGGCAAGTCCGTCTCGCACTCGCATCGGCGGACCAACCGCCGCTGGGATCCCAATATCCAGCGCAAGACCTACCTCCTGCCCAGCGAGGGCCGCCGGATCACGCTGACCGTCTCGGCCAAGGGCATCAAGACCATCGACCGCGACGGCATCGAGGCGGTCGTCGCCCGGCTGCGCGCGCAAGGAGAGAAGATCTGA
- the rpmG gene encoding 50S ribosomal protein L33: protein MARNEIRPIIKLRSTAGTGYTYVTRKNRRNDPDRMVIRKYDPVIRKHVDFREER, encoded by the coding sequence ATGGCCCGCAACGAGATCCGGCCGATCATCAAGCTGCGTTCCACCGCCGGCACCGGCTACACCTACGTCACCCGCAAGAACCGCCGCAACGACCCCGACCGCATGGTGATCCGTAAGTACGACCCGGTCATCCGCAAGCACGTCGACTTCCGCGAGGAGCGCTGA